From the genome of Trichocoleus sp. FACHB-46:
TGCTCGGCAATTTGGTCGTAAAGCTTTTGGTTCTTCCAGGGATAGACCATATCTACCCCAGTCCCCAAGACTGCGATCGTGTAGCCGCTTACATCTAGACAACTTTGATGGGCTTCAGTGTCGATGCCGTAAGCCAAGCCCGAAACCACTGTAAAGTTTTGGTGAGCTAAAGAGGAGCTGAGTTTGCGTGCCCAACGCCGCCCATAGTCCGAAGGGTCACGGGTACCCACGATCGCGATCGCCGGGGTGGTTGCTTGTTGCTCCTGAGGCTGGACTTGACCTTTGTAATACAGAGCAGGCGGAGGATCTGGGATTTCTAGCAGCAACTGAGGATAGCCCGGATCGGCTGGGGTCCAGAAACAGGGGTTTTCCCGCTCATGAGTTTTTAGCAACTGCTCTGGATGAATTTTGGCTCGCGCTGCCACCATCACTTCGAGGGTTTGGGGTCCAATGCCGTCCACAGCCCCCAGCTCTTTTGGGCTTGCTTCCCAAGCAGCTTCTAAAGTTTGGAAGTGCTGTTGGAGCCGTTTAAGCAAAATAGGGCCAATACCTGGAATGCGGGACCAAGCTAACCACAGTGCGCGTTCTGAAAACAATCATTCACCCTCAAGTCGGCGGATCTCAGTATGCCCCAATTTTGGCTTAATGCTGACTCTGCCTAGCGCCAATCCCCTCAATTTTAAGCTGGGTCTACGTTCTATGTTTTCCAGCTCACAAGCCGAGCATACAAATAGGCGATGACCTCAGAAATAACGGTGCGAACTCCCTCGCTCGATCGCCACCAATGTTCTACGTCATAAGCTCGTGGCTGAACGGCGATCGCACCCACATGCACAGTTGGGGCCAATGCTTGTCGAAAAACCAGCCAACTACGACGAGTATGAGTGCCTAAAGTAAAGAGATTTATCCCTGTCACCTCTAGCCCTGATTTTGATAACCACTGCCGCAAGGCAATGGCTGAGGTGTAGGTGCGGTCCTTCTCAACCTTGGGAGTTGGGACAGCAACCAATTGCTTGGGATCGAACCCTAAAGCTAGAAATGTGGCGGCTGTCAGATCTGCAAAGTTTTTGTACTCAGCCAGGTAGTAACCTCTGGATAACGGGGTGCCTGTAGTAATGAGTTTTTCGTAGGAACCACGCTGATATTCCGCGATCGCCTCTTCTACGGCGTAATCTGGCAACCAACCTTCTACAACTAGGATATTAGCTGGGATTGGAGCGGTGACAGCAAGGAAAGGATGGATATTAGCGATCGCCAAGCCAAGCATCATCAGCAAGCTCAAGAAAATAACAGCCCAACCTTGCAGAGTTGGCAGCCACATTTCTCGCCGCTGGATTAACTGAATTCTGAACTTCAATCTATTTTTTGGCTGCATTAGACACTAATTCTTGCTAGGGCGATCGCTCACTACTTTAGACAACCAATATCCTTCAGCATGGCTAACTGCTGCTGGACAGGAGCGAGCGTATTAGCAGCGATCATGCCACTGGCTGCAACGGCGGGTAAGCCAATGCCAGGAAAAGTAGAATCTCCACAGCACAATAGTCCTGGCAAAGGTGTAGTCGGTCCTGGAAATAAGCTGTCCCCGGCGGAGATGGCGGGACCATAGGAACCTTGATGGCGACGCAGATAGCGCTCGTGAGTGAGCGGGGTGCCCACCAAGGAGACTTGGCAGCGGGAGCGGATATCAGGAATGATACGTTCCAACGCTTGCCACATCACCTCTGCTCGTTGCTCCTTTTGTTGGGCATAGGCTTCACTGCGTCGATCCAAGTCTTGCCACAAATCATAAGGTTCATTCCCAGGAATATAGACATGAATCGTATGTTTTCCAGCAGGAGCCAGGGAAGGATCAAGCAGAGAGGGAATGGAAACAAGAACTACATTTTGAGGAGCGGTGACTCCCATCTCCCAATCATTCACCACAATGTAGTGACAAGCCAAATCGGGACGGAGACCAGTAGCATCAATACCGAGATGGAGATGCATAAAACTATCGCAGGTTGGCGTAGATTGCCGCTGAGCTTGAAAACGCTGAGGCAAAGCTCCTGTGGGTAGTAACTTGAGCGTATCCCAAATCGAGGCATTAGAAATCACCGCTCGTTTAGCACGAATCTCCTTACCACCTCGCAAACGGACTCCGACAGCGCGATCGCCTGCTACCAAAACTTGCTCTACATGAGCATTTAACAGCAATTTTCCTCTCTGTTTCTGCAATCCTCTTACCAAAGCATCTACCAAGGCTCCGCTGCCTCCGATGGGATAGTCGAGCGTTACTTCTGGTCGATACCAATCGGCAAACATAAACGCCATCTCCGCTGCACTGGTTCCACTAGCAGGTAACCCAGAGAGGAGAAAACATAACAGATCGAGCCAATTGCGGATAAACGGATCTGTGACCACACCCTCCATGACTCGACTAAACGAGCCAGTCAACTTCGGGATATGACCAATATGTTGAAAAAGAGAGGGAGCAAAACGCCCCATAGTCAAGGCAGCACCGAAATCAAAGCGGACTGCGGCTGGAGGAATTGCGATCGCCGCTCTCCCTAGAGGAGCCATGACTCGCTGTAATTCTCGCCATTCGGATACCGCAGTTTCCCCTCGAAGTCTAGCTAAAACCTCACAGAACTGATCCGCACCAACAGTAGTATCAAAATCACCCTCAGGGAGACAGCAACCCCACGTATTGTAGGTAGCACAGGGCAGCTCCTCACCAATGGCATCCAACACTTGACGGAGAGGGTTAGCAGAAGGACTGTAGGACAAACCAGAGTAGAGCGAGGGGCCAGAGTCAAACTTGAACCCTTGATACTCAAACCCGTGAGCCGCACCACCTGGAATCGCATGGCTTTCACAAACCGCCACCTCAAAGCCATAGCGAGCTAGGAGCGCCGCACAGCTCAGCCCTCCAATGCCACTCCCAATTACAACTACATCCACTACATCCGTCACGGTATCACTCAATAATCGAATAAGTCTTCAGATAGGGGGTAGATTACCATCTGCTGATTATGCTGAGCACATCAGTTGTTGCTTGAGAGGCCACCCCGATGAACTCCGCAGACAATCACCAAAATTCCAGTGATACACCTGATCAAGCGGTCAACCTCAACACCAAGCAGATGGACGATGGTAGCGACGCTGATCTAGATGATTTGCAGATCACTGATGACAACGTTGTTTATAACGAACGTCTCCTCAGCAGCCCAGCCGTCATGCCAGAGATGCCAGGGCAGCGAAGAGACGCAGATGCAGAGAGCAAAGAACAAGTTTAACCAGTGATCCTAATTTCCAGCTTTCGCCAACCGCTCTTGATGAAGATAGTCAAACACAGACTTATCCCCGATGTCAGGTGGAATCGCCTGGATCACTTTGCGGCAAGCAAACACGAGAAACAGTGCTGCCCACAGAGCTAGTAGTACCTGTTCTCCCTGAGGCGGCAGAATGCCTACCATATGCCCTAGCAGCAGAATAGGAAGTAGCGGAGTCAAGATCTTTGTTTCAGCTCGATTAAAGCAGAAAGCTTCCTTGAAAAAGATCCCCGTCAAAGCTGCAAAAGTGAAGCCAACACCCAACAAACTTAAGGGATGATTGTAAACGAAACTCGCTAGCGGTTCATCTGCTTGTAGAGCAAACGCGATCGCACTGAGACCCCCGATCGCCCAGAACGCTTGCAAAGCTCGATGCAGCGGCGCTAGATAGATATGAATCGTGAGTAAACTAACGCCCAAGGCTAGCGAAAAGCCAGCATACAGCACAGTCACCCACGACATCACACCTGGCTCATCGCCAAAGCGCAACACTAACCCAGCCCCAAGCGCAAAACAACCAGCCGCCACCGCCAGGCCCGCGCGATAAATTATCACACCCTGGCGATCGCCCTCTGTAATCGTAAATTCCCCAAACTGCCCCTGATAAACTTCCGGTTCCAACTTCGCAGTTGTCATATCTCTCTCCTCCCTCTAACAAAAACCTAACAACATAGCCAAAAGCACCCTTTTGGAGGGGGTCTGGGGGACGCAACCGTCCCTC
Proteins encoded in this window:
- the dprA gene encoding DNA-processing protein DprA, with the translated sequence MFSERALWLAWSRIPGIGPILLKRLQQHFQTLEAAWEASPKELGAVDGIGPQTLEVMVAARAKIHPEQLLKTHERENPCFWTPADPGYPQLLLEIPDPPPALYYKGQVQPQEQQATTPAIAIVGTRDPSDYGRRWARKLSSSLAHQNFTVVSGLAYGIDTEAHQSCLDVSGYTIAVLGTGVDMVYPWKNQKLYDQIAEQGLLVSEYPAGTQPDRSHFPRRNRIIAGLSRAVLVMEAPGKSGALITAHLANDYGRDVYVLPGSLDNPRSMGCLKLLSVGAQAILSEIHLLEMLGTMPRLQVVASAAPSAKAAPSHSSHALIPNLAPELQTVLQSLTAEPTAFDVIVQQVGLAAAAVSSALLQLELLGLVSQAPGMRYQLS
- a CDS encoding ElyC/SanA/YdcF family protein, yielding MQPKNRLKFRIQLIQRREMWLPTLQGWAVIFLSLLMMLGLAIANIHPFLAVTAPIPANILVVEGWLPDYAVEEAIAEYQRGSYEKLITTGTPLSRGYYLAEYKNFADLTAATFLALGFDPKQLVAVPTPKVEKDRTYTSAIALRQWLSKSGLEVTGINLFTLGTHTRRSWLVFRQALAPTVHVGAIAVQPRAYDVEHWWRSSEGVRTVISEVIAYLYARLVSWKT
- a CDS encoding FAD-dependent oxidoreductase is translated as MTDVVDVVVIGSGIGGLSCAALLARYGFEVAVCESHAIPGGAAHGFEYQGFKFDSGPSLYSGLSYSPSANPLRQVLDAIGEELPCATYNTWGCCLPEGDFDTTVGADQFCEVLARLRGETAVSEWRELQRVMAPLGRAAIAIPPAAVRFDFGAALTMGRFAPSLFQHIGHIPKLTGSFSRVMEGVVTDPFIRNWLDLLCFLLSGLPASGTSAAEMAFMFADWYRPEVTLDYPIGGSGALVDALVRGLQKQRGKLLLNAHVEQVLVAGDRAVGVRLRGGKEIRAKRAVISNASIWDTLKLLPTGALPQRFQAQRQSTPTCDSFMHLHLGIDATGLRPDLACHYIVVNDWEMGVTAPQNVVLVSIPSLLDPSLAPAGKHTIHVYIPGNEPYDLWQDLDRRSEAYAQQKEQRAEVMWQALERIIPDIRSRCQVSLVGTPLTHERYLRRHQGSYGPAISAGDSLFPGPTTPLPGLLCCGDSTFPGIGLPAVAASGMIAANTLAPVQQQLAMLKDIGCLK
- a CDS encoding DUF2301 domain-containing membrane protein produces the protein MTTAKLEPEVYQGQFGEFTITEGDRQGVIIYRAGLAVAAGCFALGAGLVLRFGDEPGVMSWVTVLYAGFSLALGVSLLTIHIYLAPLHRALQAFWAIGGLSAIAFALQADEPLASFVYNHPLSLLGVGFTFAALTGIFFKEAFCFNRAETKILTPLLPILLLGHMVGILPPQGEQVLLALWAALFLVFACRKVIQAIPPDIGDKSVFDYLHQERLAKAGN